One window from the genome of Brachyspira hampsonii encodes:
- a CDS encoding (R)-mandelonitrile lyase, producing MSDYEYQKAPEKTVFIKKGEGRKFKGSKECFTGDVEVELLTEPNEDSHFSVAYVTFEAGARSAWHTHPCGQHLIVVEGIGLTQEEGGEILEFHEGEALYCPKDKKHWHGASPDCRMKHIAITGDKDGNNVTWLEHVTDEEYNAYKKK from the coding sequence ATGTCAGATTATGAATACCAAAAAGCACCAGAAAAAACAGTATTTATAAAAAAAGGAGAAGGAAGGAAATTTAAAGGTTCAAAAGAATGTTTCACAGGCGATGTTGAAGTAGAATTATTAACAGAACCTAATGAAGATTCTCATTTTTCTGTAGCTTATGTAACATTTGAGGCAGGAGCAAGAAGTGCATGGCATACTCATCCTTGCGGACAGCATTTGATAGTAGTTGAAGGTATAGGACTTACTCAGGAAGAGGGAGGAGAGATTTTAGAGTTTCATGAGGGGGAAGCACTTTACTGCCCTAAAGATAAAAAACATTGGCATGGAGCCTCTCCAGACTGCAGAATGAAGCATATTGCAATAACAGGCGATAAAGACGGTAATAATGTTACTTGGTTAGAACATGTTACTGATGAAGAATATAATGCTTATAAAAAGAAATAA
- a CDS encoding SpoIIE family protein phosphatase, with product MDIYDIVDDPEKQLEVFSGIIKRMNSSNDHDETLITIISEIKTIMYTDSILLYLVDQELYNLHYEMSIGPLGSKFFGNIVDSEKPLAVRAYTTSCSLYSNDPQEDSAFIPMKEILGDELKNILFVPLKVRKKNIGSLFLINKKNGKFIEKDTVVMSLFANLVSLALVNKMVYDRAQSRAYEVGALYQMSISINKCETIEEILNDNISIVCEAFEAHRVSVILKENGVFKFKAGIGIDEDVLKYGVVTVDDNVLSEVLRTGKPVYSFNVDKDIRFRPNKDLRYTRNSFMVAPIMAKDEIIGFLSATERNIDKAYNLSNLSLLEMLAQQIGENYMHILLSEESKIKESLTEEINFTEQLQKSVLPKEFPSNGLFDIAAVSIPSKNVGGDFYDYIKISDTKYALVIADVSGKGLGAGFFMTMTRSILRVYFSEMDDPSKILEAANKHIYKDSNNGMFVTCFLIVIDTENKTLTYSNAGHLTQYLLKKYEISTLDSILEMHTHGKPLGFIENATYQNKQISYSKGDTIILYTDGITETFNKDEEEYGEERLKNILKNDYDNAKELVDDIVNETILFRDKTPQFDDITLLAARLL from the coding sequence GTGGATATATATGATATAGTTGACGATCCGGAAAAACAGTTGGAAGTATTTTCCGGCATTATTAAAAGAATGAATTCAAGTAATGATCATGATGAAACTTTAATTACTATTATATCTGAAATCAAAACTATAATGTATACAGATTCTATACTATTATATTTAGTAGATCAGGAATTATATAATTTGCATTATGAAATGTCCATAGGTCCTCTTGGAAGCAAATTTTTTGGTAATATTGTTGATAGTGAAAAACCATTGGCTGTAAGAGCTTATACTACATCATGTTCATTATATTCTAATGATCCTCAGGAAGATTCTGCTTTTATACCTATGAAAGAGATTTTAGGAGATGAATTAAAGAATATATTATTTGTGCCGCTAAAAGTAAGAAAGAAAAATATAGGTTCTTTATTTTTAATAAATAAAAAGAATGGTAAATTTATAGAGAAAGATACAGTTGTAATGTCATTATTTGCCAATCTTGTATCTTTAGCTTTAGTTAATAAAATGGTATATGACAGAGCACAGTCCAGAGCTTATGAGGTTGGGGCTTTGTATCAAATGTCTATATCCATTAATAAATGCGAAACTATAGAAGAAATACTTAATGACAATATAAGTATAGTTTGCGAGGCATTTGAAGCACATAGGGTATCTGTTATATTAAAAGAGAATGGAGTTTTCAAATTTAAGGCTGGAATTGGCATTGATGAAGATGTACTTAAATACGGAGTTGTAACTGTAGATGATAATGTACTTTCAGAAGTTCTTCGTACAGGAAAACCTGTTTATTCTTTTAATGTGGATAAAGATATAAGATTCAGACCTAATAAAGATCTTAGATATACTAGAAATAGTTTTATGGTAGCTCCGATAATGGCTAAAGATGAAATAATAGGTTTTCTTTCAGCAACTGAGAGAAATATTGACAAGGCATATAATTTAAGTAATTTATCACTATTAGAAATGCTTGCTCAGCAAATAGGGGAGAATTACATGCATATACTTTTGTCTGAGGAGTCTAAAATAAAAGAATCTCTTACAGAAGAAATTAATTTTACAGAGCAGCTTCAAAAAAGCGTACTTCCTAAAGAGTTTCCAAGCAATGGATTATTTGATATTGCGGCTGTGAGCATACCTAGTAAAAATGTTGGTGGAGATTTCTACGATTATATAAAAATAAGCGATACTAAATATGCTTTAGTTATAGCCGATGTATCAGGAAAAGGTTTGGGTGCCGGATTTTTTATGACTATGACTCGTTCTATACTTAGAGTGTATTTTTCTGAGATGGACGATCCTTCTAAGATATTAGAAGCTGCTAATAAACATATATATAAAGATTCTAATAATGGTATGTTTGTTACTTGTTTTTTGATTGTTATTGATACGGAAAATAAAACTCTTACATATTCCAATGCAGGACATTTAACTCAGTATTTACTAAAAAAATATGAAATTAGCACTTTAGACTCTATACTTGAAATGCATACGCATGGCAAGCCTCTTGGTTTTATTGAAAATGCTACTTATCAAAATAAGCAGATTTCTTATTCTAAAGGGGATACTATTATTTTGTATACAGATGGTATTACTGAAACTTTCAATAAAGATGAAGAAGAATATGGAGAAGAAAGACTTAAAAATATTCTCAAAAATGATTATGATAATGCTAAAGAATTAGTTGATGATATAGTTAATGAAACAATTTTGTTTAGAGATAAAACTCCTCAATTTGATGATATTACTCTTTTAGCTGCTAGATTATTATAA
- a CDS encoding PTS transporter subunit EIIB has translation MLSNKKDIKFILPMNLLGGRANIVKVNNCATRLRLEVRDADKVNAEEIKKYYPAVQKISNTEVHIIVGTNASKLAESLERILAFDDEPSNMAMTLLPLIGGRENIVKVNNCATRLRLEVKDADKVNAEEIKKYYPAVQKISDKEVHIIVGTSVSELADDLEKLLSSYETNNQNIAYANDALNLIPLLGGVENIVKVNNCATRLRLTLKDVNKADTENIKRYYPAVQKISDTELHIIVGTSVSELADDLEKLLESQSVKTALLLPLVGGIENITKVSNCATRLRLEIKDINKVDIEGIKKYYPAVEKINDSEIHIVVGTNANELANEFKKFVI, from the coding sequence ATGCTGTCAAATAAAAAAGATATAAAGTTTATACTTCCAATGAATTTACTTGGCGGAAGAGCAAATATAGTAAAAGTAAATAACTGTGCCACTAGATTGAGACTTGAGGTTAGAGATGCTGATAAAGTAAATGCCGAAGAGATAAAAAAATATTACCCAGCCGTACAGAAAATAAGTAATACTGAGGTACATATTATAGTTGGTACAAATGCAAGCAAACTTGCTGAGTCTTTAGAGCGAATATTAGCTTTTGATGATGAGCCTTCTAATATGGCTATGACTCTTCTTCCTTTGATTGGAGGCAGAGAAAATATAGTAAAGGTGAATAACTGTGCTACTAGATTAAGACTTGAGGTTAAAGATGCTGATAAAGTAAATGCTGAAGAGATAAAAAAATATTATCCAGCAGTACAAAAGATAAGCGATAAAGAAGTGCATATAATAGTTGGAACTTCTGTAAGCGAGCTTGCTGATGACTTAGAAAAGCTGCTTTCTTCTTATGAAACTAATAATCAAAATATAGCTTATGCTAATGATGCTTTAAATCTTATTCCTTTACTTGGCGGGGTAGAAAATATAGTAAAAGTTAATAATTGTGCTACTAGATTAAGGCTTACTTTAAAAGATGTTAATAAAGCTGATACTGAAAATATAAAGAGATATTATCCTGCAGTGCAAAAGATAAGTGATACAGAATTGCATATAATAGTTGGAACTTCTGTAAGTGAGCTTGCTGATGATTTAGAAAAGCTATTAGAAAGTCAAAGTGTAAAAACAGCATTGCTTCTTCCATTAGTCGGCGGAATAGAAAATATAACTAAAGTAAGTAATTGTGCTACTAGATTAAGACTAGAAATAAAAGATATTAATAAAGTTGATATTGAAGGTATAAAGAAATATTATCCGGCTGTTGAAAAGATAAATGATAGTGAGATTCATATAGTTGTTGGTACAAATGCTAATGAACTTGCAAATGAATTTAAAAAATTTGTAATCTAA
- a CDS encoding sigma-54-dependent transcriptional regulator — MPKILVIDDEKNIRDGIKKSLEFEGYEVVTAENGEKGIEIVYKGGIDLVITDLKMPEKTGEEFLKDILDFDKHIPVIVLTGHGNVETAVEMMRLGAYDFMTKPFNLDKMLLIIARALESKNIKKTNETLESRVDYHESFYGMIGHSPKILKVYEAIKQVARTKATVLIEGESGTGKELVANAIHKISDRAKQPYITVNCAALSEGVLESELFGHEKGSFTGAIDRKIGRFEAANKGTIFLDEIGEINQIVQVKLLRVLEERVIERVGSNTPIEVDIRVIAATNKKLSEEIKEGKFREDLYYRLNVIKIEMPPLRERREDIPLLIDNFIKEFSKVHSIEIKSVDKKVYKILSSLQWEGNVRELRNTIETMVVMCKDGKIDESNIPDWALKNSSSNFVVENDVALDELERMYINHLLSNNNFNKAQVAKILGIERATLYRKLKEDVKDNKE; from the coding sequence ATGCCTAAGATATTAGTAATAGATGATGAGAAAAATATAAGAGATGGTATTAAAAAATCATTAGAATTTGAAGGTTATGAAGTTGTAACGGCTGAAAACGGTGAGAAAGGTATAGAAATTGTTTATAAGGGCGGTATAGATTTAGTTATAACTGATTTAAAAATGCCTGAAAAAACAGGAGAAGAATTTTTAAAAGATATTTTAGATTTTGATAAGCATATACCTGTTATTGTGTTAACGGGGCATGGAAATGTTGAAACTGCAGTTGAGATGATGAGGCTGGGTGCTTATGATTTTATGACAAAGCCTTTTAATCTTGATAAAATGCTTCTTATCATAGCTAGAGCTTTAGAAAGTAAAAATATTAAGAAAACTAATGAAACTCTTGAAAGCAGAGTGGATTATCATGAAAGTTTTTACGGTATGATAGGGCATAGTCCTAAGATATTAAAAGTTTATGAGGCAATAAAACAGGTTGCAAGAACTAAAGCTACTGTATTGATAGAAGGCGAGAGCGGAACAGGTAAGGAATTAGTTGCTAATGCAATTCATAAAATATCAGACAGAGCTAAACAGCCTTATATAACCGTAAACTGTGCGGCACTTTCAGAGGGTGTTTTGGAAAGCGAACTATTCGGACATGAAAAGGGGTCTTTTACAGGAGCTATTGACAGAAAAATCGGGAGATTTGAAGCGGCTAATAAAGGCACTATATTTTTAGATGAAATAGGTGAGATTAATCAGATTGTACAAGTTAAATTATTGAGGGTATTAGAAGAAAGAGTTATAGAAAGGGTAGGTTCTAATACTCCTATTGAAGTTGATATAAGAGTAATTGCTGCTACGAATAAAAAATTATCAGAGGAAATAAAAGAAGGTAAGTTTAGAGAGGATTTATATTACAGACTTAATGTTATAAAAATAGAAATGCCTCCTCTTAGAGAGAGAAGGGAAGATATACCGCTTTTGATAGATAATTTTATAAAGGAGTTCTCAAAGGTTCATTCTATAGAAATAAAATCAGTTGATAAGAAAGTTTATAAAATATTATCTTCATTACAATGGGAAGGAAATGTAAGAGAACTTAGAAACACAATAGAAACTATGGTTGTTATGTGTAAGGACGGAAAAATTGATGAGAGCAATATACCAGATTGGGCTTTAAAAAATAGCAGCAGTAATTTTGTGGTTGAAAATGATGTTGCATTAGATGAACTTGAAAGAATGTATATTAATCATTTGCTTAGCAATAATAATTTCAATAAAGCTCAAGTTGCGAAAATACTTGGAATCGAAAGGGCTACTCTCTATAGAAAATTAAAAGAAGATGTAAAAGATAATAAAGAATAA
- a CDS encoding PTS sugar transporter subunit IIA, with product MGLFSKKIEIKSPIKGKLVDVTEVKDEAFSTKALGDGMAIIPDEGKVYSPVDGEVITMVDSNHAIGLSSKGVEILIHIGMDTVKLGGKHFKAHVKEGDKVKVGTLLIEFDKEEVEKEYDITSPVIIPNFSELKSLTKTEPRNVSEGDVIMTAVR from the coding sequence ATGGGATTATTCTCTAAAAAAATCGAAATAAAAAGTCCTATAAAAGGTAAATTAGTAGATGTTACAGAAGTAAAAGATGAAGCTTTTTCTACAAAGGCACTTGGAGACGGAATGGCTATCATACCAGATGAAGGAAAAGTATACTCGCCTGTTGACGGTGAAGTTATAACAATGGTTGATAGTAATCATGCTATAGGTTTATCTTCAAAGGGAGTAGAAATACTTATACACATTGGAATGGATACTGTGAAATTAGGCGGTAAACATTTTAAAGCACATGTAAAAGAAGGAGATAAAGTTAAAGTTGGTACTTTGCTTATAGAATTTGATAAAGAAGAAGTAGAAAAAGAATATGATATTACTTCTCCTGTTATAATACCGAATTTCTCTGAATTAAAATCATTGACTAAAACAGAACCTAGAAATGTTTCAGAGGGTGATGTCATAATGACTGCTGTTAGATAA
- a CDS encoding flavodoxin has translation MKILIAYYSHSANTKKLAEIIAKVLKSEFQNVKIDFFYTEPEKPYSSNYNKVLDESKRDIKNNHKPKLKNNIGSIEDYDVIFIGSPNWWNTMASPVSSFISSFDFSNKIIMPFCTHGGGGSGIIRADIEKLTKSKQVGKILSVYGSTSSINNSENEIKKWINDIKINVK, from the coding sequence ATGAAAATATTAATAGCATATTATTCGCATTCAGCAAATACTAAAAAACTTGCTGAAATTATAGCAAAAGTTCTAAAATCAGAATTTCAAAATGTAAAAATAGACTTCTTCTATACTGAACCAGAAAAACCATACTCATCAAACTATAATAAAGTACTAGACGAATCTAAAAGAGATATAAAAAATAATCATAAACCAAAACTAAAAAATAATATTGGAAGTATAGAGGATTATGATGTTATATTTATAGGAAGTCCTAATTGGTGGAATACAATGGCAAGTCCTGTAAGCTCTTTTATAAGCAGTTTTGACTTTTCTAATAAAATTATTATGCCTTTCTGTACGCATGGAGGAGGCGGATCTGGTATTATCAGAGCAGATATAGAAAAGTTAACTAAATCAAAACAGGTTGGAAAAATATTAAGCGTATATGGAAGTACAAGCAGTATAAATAATTCAGAAAACGAAATAAAAAAATGGATTAATGATATAAAAATAAATGTAAAATAA
- a CDS encoding tRNA dihydrouridine synthase, which yields MEKNILIEGVNIPSRFFLAPMAGYTDYVFRRLSRRFGAGLLITELVSAAALARQVKKTYRYMEHKEDEYPISLQLFGANEDDYKRAIEITDLKGFSFIDINMGCPTKKVVKNNGGAGLLEDTDKMISILNAVKSVSPLPVSVKIRLGLKRGEGGEIERALAMKENGACFLALHGRYASDMYRGNADWEAIAKVKEALGKDYILIGNGDIKNKEDALKAFNISKVDGIMVGRGAIGNPWIFAELNTIFEDNNEYKIKEEDKLKNIIKEHINGCCELYGEISGIHFMRKFVMKYLTGYKMENKIELMKCESKEELFKILDNIIAE from the coding sequence ATGGAAAAAAACATATTAATAGAAGGTGTGAATATACCATCAAGATTCTTCTTAGCCCCTATGGCTGGATATACAGACTATGTATTTAGAAGATTATCAAGAAGATTCGGAGCAGGACTTTTAATAACAGAACTAGTAAGTGCGGCTGCCCTAGCGAGACAGGTAAAAAAAACATATAGGTATATGGAGCATAAAGAAGATGAATACCCTATATCGCTTCAGCTATTTGGAGCAAATGAAGATGATTATAAAAGAGCTATAGAAATAACAGATTTGAAAGGCTTTTCTTTTATAGATATAAATATGGGCTGCCCTACAAAAAAAGTAGTAAAAAATAATGGCGGAGCAGGACTTTTAGAAGATACTGATAAGATGATTTCAATATTAAATGCTGTAAAAAGCGTATCTCCTCTGCCTGTAAGCGTAAAAATAAGATTGGGTCTAAAAAGAGGTGAAGGAGGAGAAATAGAAAGAGCCTTAGCTATGAAAGAAAACGGAGCATGCTTTCTAGCATTACATGGAAGATATGCAAGCGATATGTACAGAGGAAATGCTGATTGGGAGGCTATAGCAAAAGTGAAAGAGGCATTAGGTAAAGATTATATTTTAATAGGAAATGGAGATATAAAAAATAAAGAAGATGCACTAAAAGCATTCAATATCTCTAAAGTTGATGGAATAATGGTAGGACGAGGTGCTATTGGAAATCCTTGGATATTTGCAGAACTTAATACTATATTTGAAGATAATAATGAGTATAAAATAAAAGAAGAAGACAAATTAAAAAATATAATAAAAGAGCATATAAACGGATGCTGCGAACTCTATGGTGAAATAAGCGGAATACATTTTATGCGTAAGTTTGTTATGAAATATCTCACAGGATATAAAATGGAAAATAAAATAGAACTTATGAAATGCGAAAGCAAAGAAGAACTATTTAAAATTTTAGATAATATCATAGCAGAATAA
- the nagE gene encoding N-acetylglucosamine-specific PTS transporter subunit IIBC, with translation MFNYLQRIGKSLMVPVAVLPAAAILLGIGYWIDPNGWGAQSPVAAFFIKAGGSIIDNMPILFAIGVAFGMSNDRNGAAALAGLVAFLVVTTLLAPATVAMIQSKDVADVAPGFAKINNQFIGILCGVIAGALYNKFWNVELPKFLAFFSGRRFVPIVTSLVMMVVSFILMLIWPVVYGALVGFGEAIIGLGPIGAGIYGFFNRLLIPVGLHHALNSVFWFDVAGINDIPNFLGGQASIDAGRAIIGQTGMYQAGFFPIMMFGLVGACLAFIKNAKPENRANIRSIMLAAAFASFFTGVTEPIEFSFMFVAPALYLVHAALTCISLIISASMKWMAGFGFSAGFIDLVLSTRNPLAVNWYMLIVQGLVFFVLYFVIFDFAIRKFDLKTPGREDDDSNESAVSTASNKSYADKAILLLPLLGGVENIVNVDNCATRLRLEVKDNSIIKDAEIKKSFPGVFKPGKTSVQVIVGTDVQFLADEFKKLVNK, from the coding sequence ATGTTTAATTATCTACAAAGAATAGGTAAGTCTCTAATGGTTCCGGTTGCTGTATTACCAGCTGCAGCTATTCTTTTAGGAATAGGTTATTGGATTGACCCAAATGGCTGGGGTGCTCAAAGTCCTGTTGCGGCGTTTTTCATTAAAGCAGGCGGATCTATTATAGACAATATGCCTATACTTTTTGCTATTGGTGTTGCGTTCGGTATGTCTAATGATAGAAATGGTGCTGCTGCTCTAGCTGGTTTGGTTGCTTTCCTCGTTGTTACAACTCTTTTAGCTCCTGCAACAGTAGCCATGATTCAAAGTAAAGATGTTGCTGATGTAGCTCCTGGTTTTGCTAAAATTAATAACCAATTTATAGGTATACTTTGCGGAGTTATTGCGGGTGCTTTATATAATAAATTCTGGAATGTAGAACTTCCTAAATTTTTGGCATTCTTCAGCGGAAGAAGATTTGTACCTATAGTAACTTCTCTAGTTATGATGGTTGTTTCTTTTATTTTAATGCTTATTTGGCCTGTTGTTTACGGAGCTTTAGTAGGATTTGGGGAAGCTATAATAGGTCTTGGTCCTATAGGAGCAGGTATTTATGGTTTCTTCAATAGATTATTAATCCCTGTTGGTTTGCACCATGCTCTTAACTCAGTATTCTGGTTTGATGTTGCCGGTATTAATGATATACCTAATTTCTTAGGCGGTCAGGCTTCTATAGATGCAGGAAGAGCTATTATTGGACAAACAGGTATGTATCAGGCAGGATTTTTCCCTATTATGATGTTCGGATTAGTAGGTGCTTGTTTGGCATTCATTAAAAATGCTAAGCCTGAAAATAGAGCTAATATCAGATCTATAATGTTAGCTGCTGCTTTTGCCAGTTTCTTTACAGGCGTTACAGAACCTATAGAATTCTCATTTATGTTTGTTGCTCCTGCTTTATATTTAGTACATGCTGCATTAACTTGTATATCATTAATTATTTCTGCTAGTATGAAATGGATGGCTGGTTTCGGATTCTCTGCTGGTTTTATTGATTTAGTTCTTTCTACTAGAAATCCATTAGCAGTTAATTGGTATATGTTGATAGTACAAGGCTTAGTATTCTTTGTATTATATTTTGTTATATTTGATTTTGCTATTAGAAAATTTGATTTAAAAACTCCTGGAAGAGAGGATGATGATTCTAATGAAAGTGCTGTTTCAACTGCTTCTAATAAATCTTATGCTGATAAAGCTATTCTTTTGCTTCCTTTATTAGGCGGTGTTGAGAATATAGTTAATGTTGATAACTGTGCTACTAGATTGAGATTAGAAGTAAAAGATAATAGTATAATAAAAGATGCTGAAATTAAGAAATCTTTCCCTGGAGTATTTAAACCGGGAAAAACTTCTGTACAGGTAATAGTAGGTACAGATGTTCAATTCTTAGCTGATGAGTTTAAAAAATTAGTTAATAAATAA